In the Streptomyces sp. cg36 genome, one interval contains:
- a CDS encoding FUSC family protein has translation MASPLRWIWSRKEGPQAVRRAVWVVLAGGGVFYTLLYGFHQPVMGLYAMFGALPMIMFAHLSGPAARRGRTMVLTLPAAWVMVTAGTLLAVNDWAAAGGLLVLSFLVAFLGVLGPRQAALAAALQLYYVLPCFPPYEPHQLWQRLAGITLGVLAAVVVDQVLWRESAPTGYRGLLADAADAVADYTRIVARLLAGQEPAASAEEACAEARARAGNALATTWMSRVSPTSRPLSASMEDRALNHCRAAIRHTRNQLDGVVVDSGTPDAASARLLLQAEATLRQAADEVRSRRTAAERSDLADAHRTFEAERAGGLLAASPQLLRQQALVRGVAQAAQVAEETARLMNGVRPQSGQYAADGPFGYASVSAAVWSWRRLVLHMTPRSVLFQNGVRMGLALGAARVLAGVVDIPHGFWVLLATLSMMRTSAADTRAGLGPAFLGTVAGAAVSTVMLMVVGDTPGFYIGVAPVLMLVGFTVGPLLGGAWMQAVLTVVLMVLFVQVLSVDTELPAVRVLTVVVGGLIGAGAALLAWPKGAAGQLKRDVAHSLRLAGEAVPRVTDLVSGGSARGSEQVGERDDPLGAVRGELFLAHTTFLQFRTESTRGDLPAVEAPWEAYMLPGYQVVGGGSLLVVRAADAHRELPAAASEALTELAGRAAAECRASAALLRRGAFVDGAGPGRHDPFPADASPVLRLVAEDGAGMGTRDVLLMVDTESWLTGVARDARRARQPKATAEGATHG, from the coding sequence GTGGCTTCACCCCTTCGGTGGATCTGGAGCAGGAAGGAAGGCCCGCAGGCGGTGCGGCGGGCCGTATGGGTGGTGCTCGCGGGCGGCGGTGTGTTCTACACGCTGCTGTACGGGTTCCATCAGCCCGTGATGGGCCTGTACGCGATGTTCGGCGCCCTCCCGATGATCATGTTCGCGCATCTGTCCGGCCCGGCCGCCCGGCGGGGTCGCACCATGGTTCTGACGCTGCCCGCGGCCTGGGTGATGGTCACGGCGGGCACGCTGCTCGCGGTGAACGACTGGGCCGCCGCGGGCGGCCTGCTCGTGCTGAGCTTCCTCGTCGCGTTCCTCGGTGTGCTCGGGCCGCGCCAGGCCGCGCTCGCCGCCGCGCTCCAGCTCTACTACGTACTGCCGTGCTTCCCGCCGTACGAGCCGCACCAGCTGTGGCAGAGACTGGCCGGTATCACTCTGGGCGTGCTGGCCGCCGTCGTCGTGGACCAGGTGCTGTGGCGTGAGTCCGCGCCCACCGGCTACCGCGGGCTCCTGGCGGACGCGGCCGATGCGGTGGCCGACTACACGCGGATCGTCGCCCGCCTGCTGGCGGGACAGGAGCCGGCTGCGTCGGCCGAGGAGGCGTGCGCCGAGGCCCGCGCGCGTGCCGGGAACGCGCTGGCCACCACATGGATGTCGCGTGTGTCGCCCACCTCGCGTCCGCTCTCGGCGTCGATGGAGGACCGGGCGCTCAACCACTGCCGGGCCGCGATCCGCCACACCCGCAACCAACTGGACGGCGTCGTCGTCGACAGTGGCACCCCCGATGCCGCGTCGGCGCGGCTGCTGCTCCAGGCCGAGGCGACGCTGCGCCAGGCGGCCGACGAGGTGCGCTCGCGGCGCACGGCAGCGGAGCGCTCGGACCTCGCCGACGCGCACCGGACCTTCGAAGCCGAGCGCGCCGGCGGGCTGCTCGCCGCCTCTCCCCAACTGCTGCGTCAGCAGGCCCTGGTGCGCGGCGTCGCACAGGCCGCGCAGGTCGCCGAGGAGACCGCGCGGCTGATGAACGGGGTGCGCCCGCAGTCGGGGCAGTACGCGGCCGACGGGCCGTTCGGCTATGCGTCGGTCTCGGCGGCGGTTTGGTCGTGGCGGCGGCTGGTGCTGCACATGACACCGCGGTCCGTGCTGTTCCAGAACGGTGTGCGCATGGGGCTTGCGCTGGGAGCCGCCCGGGTGCTGGCCGGCGTCGTGGACATCCCCCACGGCTTCTGGGTCCTGCTGGCCACGCTCAGCATGATGCGTACCTCGGCCGCCGACACCCGGGCGGGCCTGGGACCCGCCTTCCTGGGAACCGTCGCGGGAGCGGCCGTGTCCACCGTCATGCTGATGGTGGTGGGAGACACCCCCGGGTTCTACATCGGGGTGGCTCCCGTGCTGATGCTGGTCGGATTCACCGTCGGGCCCCTCCTGGGGGGCGCGTGGATGCAGGCGGTCCTCACCGTGGTCCTGATGGTGTTGTTCGTCCAGGTGCTGTCCGTGGACACCGAACTGCCCGCGGTGCGGGTACTGACCGTGGTCGTCGGAGGTCTGATCGGCGCGGGCGCGGCGCTGCTGGCGTGGCCCAAGGGTGCGGCGGGGCAGCTCAAGCGGGACGTGGCGCATTCTCTGCGACTGGCGGGTGAAGCGGTTCCGCGCGTCACTGACCTGGTGAGCGGCGGCAGCGCGCGGGGGTCGGAACAGGTGGGAGAGCGGGACGACCCGCTGGGCGCGGTACGGGGTGAACTGTTCCTCGCCCACACGACGTTCCTGCAGTTCCGCACCGAGAGCACCCGCGGTGACCTGCCCGCCGTGGAGGCTCCCTGGGAGGCGTACATGCTGCCCGGCTACCAAGTGGTGGGCGGGGGAAGCCTGTTGGTCGTGCGCGCCGCCGACGCGCACCGCGAGCTGCCCGCCGCGGCGTCCGAGGCGCTGACCGAACTCGCCGGGCGCGCGGCGGCCGAGTGCCGTGCGTCGGCCGCCTTGCTCCGTCGCGGGGCGTTCGTGGACGGTGCCGGGCCCGGGCGCCACGACCCGTTCCCCGCCGATGCGTCACCCGTGCTGCGGCTGGTGGCCGAGGACGGTGCGGGCATGGGGACGCGGGACGTCCTGCTGATGGTCGACACCGAGTCGTGGCTGACGGGAGTGGCCCGCGACGCACGCCGTGCCCGGCAGCCCAAGGCGACGGCCGAGGGAGCCACCCACGGCTGA
- a CDS encoding universal stress protein, which yields MPFETVTRIERVVVGVDGSEASRAALRQAAAEARCHGAELCPVIAWTPPGGEAAHARYRPPEDIILRWTRAARAELDTTCERVLGREPQGLHVTPRVIRGRTEDVLVAVAARETDVLVMGAGSHGRVHRFLFGSASRSSLKRARCPVLVVHPDHEAGGAGAGGRAPRPRGVTAWHRGIASAAR from the coding sequence ATGCCTTTCGAGACGGTCACCAGGATCGAGCGGGTCGTCGTCGGTGTCGACGGGTCGGAAGCGAGCCGGGCCGCCCTGCGGCAGGCGGCGGCCGAAGCCCGGTGTCACGGGGCCGAGCTCTGCCCGGTGATCGCCTGGACGCCGCCGGGCGGCGAGGCCGCCCATGCCCGCTACCGGCCGCCGGAGGACATCATTCTCCGCTGGACCCGCGCGGCGCGAGCAGAGCTGGACACGACGTGTGAGCGGGTGTTGGGGCGGGAGCCGCAGGGGTTGCACGTCACTCCCCGGGTGATCCGCGGCAGGACCGAGGACGTACTCGTGGCCGTCGCGGCCCGCGAGACGGATGTCCTCGTGATGGGAGCGGGCAGCCATGGCCGCGTCCACCGATTCCTGTTCGGTTCGGCCAGCCGGTCGAGCCTGAAGCGGGCCCGCTGCCCGGTCCTGGTCGTGCACCCGGACCACGAGGCCGGTGGCGCCGGGGCAGGCGGTCGTGCCCCGCGCCCGCGGGGTGTCACCGCTTGGCATCGGGGGATCGCCTCGGCCGCGCGATGA
- a CDS encoding SDR family oxidoreductase, whose product MTKPLIVITGASSGIGAATARLFSDRGHPLLLLARRLERLEALGLPDTLCRRVDVTDFDAVTAAVREAEAVHGPADAIVNNAGLMLLGQIVDQPVEEWGPMIDLNIKGVLYGIRAVLPGMLARGAGTIINVSSVAGRKTFPNHAAYVGTKFAVHAMSENLLEEVAGAGVRVVTIAPGAVETELLSHTSSERIKADYQEWKEAAGGALDAAVVAGAIAHAYGQPPQVTIREIVLAATGQQG is encoded by the coding sequence ATGACCAAGCCCCTGATCGTCATCACCGGCGCCAGCTCCGGCATCGGCGCCGCAACCGCCCGGCTCTTCTCCGACCGGGGCCACCCGCTCCTGCTGCTCGCCCGGCGCCTGGAACGGCTGGAGGCGCTGGGTCTGCCGGACACCTTGTGCCGCCGTGTCGACGTCACCGACTTCGACGCCGTCACGGCGGCCGTGCGCGAGGCGGAAGCTGTCCACGGGCCCGCCGACGCGATCGTCAACAACGCCGGATTGATGCTGCTGGGGCAGATCGTCGACCAGCCCGTCGAGGAGTGGGGGCCGATGATCGACCTCAACATCAAGGGGGTCCTGTACGGCATCCGCGCCGTCCTGCCGGGCATGCTCGCGCGCGGCGCGGGGACGATCATCAACGTCAGCTCCGTCGCCGGACGCAAGACGTTCCCCAACCACGCCGCCTACGTGGGCACCAAGTTCGCCGTGCACGCCATGTCGGAGAACCTGCTCGAAGAGGTCGCCGGGGCGGGTGTGCGGGTGGTGACGATCGCACCCGGGGCGGTGGAGACCGAACTGCTCTCGCACACCAGCAGCGAGCGGATCAAGGCCGACTACCAGGAGTGGAAGGAGGCCGCCGGAGGCGCCCTCGACGCGGCCGTCGTGGCCGGGGCCATCGCGCACGCCTATGGGCAGCCCCCGCAGGTGACCATCCGTGAAATCGTCCTGGCGGCCACCGGCCAGCAAGGCTGA
- a CDS encoding alpha/beta hydrolase produces the protein MNVPIRVSGALSAVTLMAVSLCTAPPSATAASSQPDLTRYYTQKIGWHPCGQDPDSEVRQESTHEQRASAAAQGSPHRRAQGPVAECGSVKVPYTYAKPSQGDMTLALMRYRARDQNSRLGSLLINFGGPGGSGLEGLAGSGPDGFGKAGTRYDLVSFDPRGVGASTPVRCGEADEVPKTVHGADSAPENLSVLGKYLAEQKAALATCAKLSGPILPWVGTVNVARDLDVMRQALGDEKLNYLGISYGTKIGAVYAHQFPKKVGRMALDGVDEPAPNMKDTSLAQATGYQKALEHSIEQCAQRGADCPLGTDPGRAMTGVVTGLNRLDEHPMKLPDGTELTREGAQSDIMALLRSRDEVDTLPAMLAVISQGKAPGRETEVAEDIADEDEGAERNGTYDNSSEAFVAVNCADTSGRYTEKEIDDAYPEFVKASPVFGGEFVTGMATCNGWPEAGDDTSHDVSAPGAATIVMTTALYDPATPHPWLKQMAKAVGPAVTITDNGAGHGLYVATKALCVRRHFDAFFLEGTLPKDGTVCDDKV, from the coding sequence ATGAACGTGCCCATACGTGTCAGTGGAGCCCTCTCGGCCGTCACGCTCATGGCCGTATCGCTCTGTACCGCGCCGCCCAGTGCGACCGCCGCGTCCAGCCAGCCGGACCTGACCCGGTACTACACCCAGAAGATCGGCTGGCACCCCTGTGGCCAGGACCCCGACAGCGAAGTGCGCCAGGAGTCCACCCATGAGCAGCGGGCGTCGGCGGCGGCCCAGGGATCGCCGCACCGCAGGGCGCAGGGGCCGGTCGCGGAGTGCGGCAGCGTGAAGGTCCCGTACACCTACGCCAAGCCCTCCCAGGGGGACATGACGCTGGCGCTGATGCGCTACCGGGCCCGCGACCAGAACAGTCGGCTCGGATCTCTGCTGATCAACTTCGGCGGGCCCGGCGGCTCGGGGCTGGAGGGGCTGGCCGGTTCCGGTCCCGACGGTTTCGGCAAGGCCGGAACGCGCTACGACCTGGTCTCGTTCGACCCCCGCGGGGTCGGCGCCAGCACCCCCGTGCGGTGCGGGGAGGCGGACGAGGTGCCCAAGACGGTGCACGGAGCGGACTCGGCCCCGGAGAACCTGTCCGTCCTCGGGAAATACCTCGCCGAGCAGAAGGCGGCGCTGGCGACCTGCGCGAAGCTGTCCGGCCCGATCCTGCCCTGGGTCGGCACCGTCAACGTCGCCCGCGACCTGGATGTCATGCGGCAGGCGCTCGGTGACGAGAAGCTCAACTATCTGGGGATCTCCTACGGAACGAAGATCGGCGCGGTGTACGCGCACCAGTTCCCCAAGAAGGTCGGGCGGATGGCGCTGGACGGTGTCGACGAGCCGGCCCCGAACATGAAGGACACCAGCCTCGCCCAGGCCACGGGGTACCAGAAGGCGCTGGAGCACTCCATCGAGCAGTGCGCACAGCGCGGCGCCGACTGCCCGCTGGGCACCGACCCCGGCCGGGCGATGACCGGCGTGGTGACGGGGCTGAACCGGCTGGACGAGCATCCGATGAAGCTGCCGGACGGCACCGAGCTGACCCGGGAAGGCGCCCAGAGCGACATCATGGCGCTGCTGCGCTCCCGCGACGAGGTCGACACCCTGCCGGCGATGCTGGCGGTGATCTCCCAGGGCAAGGCCCCCGGGCGCGAGACGGAAGTGGCCGAGGACATCGCCGACGAGGACGAGGGCGCGGAGCGGAACGGCACCTACGACAACTCCTCCGAGGCGTTCGTCGCCGTCAACTGCGCCGACACGTCGGGCCGTTACACGGAGAAGGAGATCGACGACGCCTACCCGGAATTCGTGAAGGCGTCCCCGGTGTTCGGCGGTGAGTTCGTCACCGGGATGGCCACCTGCAACGGCTGGCCCGAGGCCGGTGACGACACCTCGCACGACGTGAGCGCGCCCGGCGCGGCCACCATAGTGATGACCACCGCCCTGTATGACCCGGCCACCCCCCACCCGTGGCTGAAGCAGATGGCCAAGGCGGTGGGCCCCGCCGTCACCATCACCGACAACGGCGCCGGTCACGGCCTCTACGTCGCGACCAAGGCGCTGTGTGTACGCCGCCATTTCGACGCGTTCTTCCTGGAGGGAACGCTTCCCAAGGACGGGACGGTGTGTGACGACAAGGTGTGA
- a CDS encoding DMT family transporter translates to MDTFLAVLFAVLAALSNALGTVLQRVSARSVSHADSFSWRLIRDLLRHPVWFGGFAAVLCAGACQAVALVLGSLALVQPVFVLELPFALLIGAAVFRHRPPRHALPAAAAMAAGTALALTAARPVPGTDSPSAFVWVLTLVAAGGLMATATAAALARPRGMARAALFGLAAAIGYALTAALLKDAADAFSAHGPAAFFTTWQTYAFAASGGCALFLLSNAMESGPIVASQPALTLGDATVSLALGITVFGEHVRTGWWLIPEVAGILLVVLSALVLSKVTPPPNPESADPAHSADPASSRPTPPAAPAPHETRSPGDD, encoded by the coding sequence ATGGACACCTTCCTCGCGGTGCTGTTCGCGGTCTTGGCGGCGCTGAGCAACGCACTCGGAACAGTCCTCCAGCGCGTCTCGGCCCGCTCCGTCTCACACGCCGACTCCTTCAGCTGGCGGCTCATCCGCGACCTGCTGCGCCACCCGGTCTGGTTCGGGGGTTTCGCCGCCGTCCTGTGCGCGGGCGCCTGCCAGGCCGTGGCGCTGGTCCTGGGCTCGCTGGCCCTGGTCCAGCCGGTCTTCGTCCTCGAACTCCCCTTCGCCCTGCTCATCGGCGCCGCCGTCTTCCGCCACCGCCCGCCCCGCCACGCCCTCCCGGCCGCAGCCGCCATGGCGGCGGGCACGGCTCTCGCCCTCACCGCGGCCCGCCCGGTGCCCGGCACGGACAGCCCCAGCGCCTTCGTCTGGGTCCTCACACTGGTGGCTGCGGGCGGGCTGATGGCCACGGCCACCGCGGCGGCGCTCGCACGGCCCCGGGGGATGGCCCGCGCGGCCCTGTTCGGCCTGGCGGCGGCCATCGGTTACGCCCTGACCGCCGCGCTGCTCAAGGACGCGGCCGACGCCTTCAGCGCCCACGGTCCGGCCGCCTTCTTCACCACCTGGCAGACGTACGCGTTCGCGGCCTCGGGCGGCTGCGCGCTGTTCCTGCTGTCCAACGCGATGGAGTCGGGCCCCATCGTGGCTTCCCAGCCCGCCCTCACCCTCGGTGACGCCACTGTCAGCCTCGCCCTGGGCATCACCGTGTTCGGCGAGCACGTGCGTACCGGATGGTGGCTGATCCCCGAGGTGGCGGGCATCCTGCTCGTCGTGCTCAGCGCCCTGGTCCTGTCCAAGGTCACCCCGCCGCCGAACCCGGAGTCGGCAGACCCCGCGCACTCGGCGGATCCGGCCTCCTCCCGCCCCACGCCCCCGGCCGCTCCAGCACCCCATGAGACGCGGAGCCCGGGGGACGACTGA
- a CDS encoding cupin domain-containing protein: MALSVAGPVRVDVYEVTLRPGGTTGPHRHNGEVIGVVTAGALTHYAPVHPGGIRVYAAGEVVREGSGYRHEGVNEGTEDLVMWVIYVSPRGLPLTEACDAP; encoded by the coding sequence GTGGCCCTGTCGGTGGCGGGTCCGGTCCGCGTGGACGTCTACGAGGTGACGCTCCGCCCGGGCGGGACCACGGGGCCCCATCGCCACAACGGGGAGGTCATCGGGGTCGTCACGGCGGGGGCCCTCACCCACTACGCCCCCGTGCATCCGGGCGGCATACGCGTCTATGCGGCGGGAGAAGTCGTCCGCGAAGGCAGCGGATACCGGCACGAGGGCGTGAACGAGGGCACGGAGGACCTGGTCATGTGGGTCATCTACGTCAGCCCGCGGGGACTGCCGCTCACCGAGGCATGTGACGCCCCTTGA